Proteins encoded in a region of the Desulfuromonas sp. genome:
- a CDS encoding GntR family transcriptional regulator, whose amino-acid sequence MSVNGTFSTLTVDRVDDKGAWIKSGRETILLPKQEVPFGTAPGDQFNLFVFMDAAGRLTATRKKPKAQVGEFSRLKVRQLGNPGAFLDWGLEKDLLVPHREQFEKMKEGRWYLVKVVLDHQGRVAATSRIDDCLETEEINLKEDEEVELLIWQHTPLGCKVIINNLYSGLLYKDEAPEHLQVGDRIKGYVKRIRNDKKIDVTRRKGGMVDIKEEKANLLELLEEEGFIPLHDGSSPEEIKRALGMSKKAFKKAVGGLYKKRQIKIEKDGIRLLKNT is encoded by the coding sequence ATGTCGGTAAATGGTACATTCAGCACATTGACGGTCGACCGGGTCGATGACAAGGGCGCCTGGATCAAGTCGGGTCGGGAAACAATCCTGTTGCCGAAGCAGGAAGTCCCCTTCGGCACTGCTCCGGGTGATCAGTTCAACCTCTTTGTTTTCATGGACGCGGCGGGTCGCCTGACTGCGACCCGAAAGAAACCGAAGGCACAGGTCGGCGAATTCTCCCGCCTCAAGGTCAGGCAGCTTGGCAATCCCGGAGCTTTTCTCGACTGGGGACTGGAGAAGGATCTTCTGGTGCCGCACCGGGAACAGTTTGAAAAAATGAAGGAGGGGCGCTGGTACCTGGTCAAGGTGGTGCTCGATCATCAAGGGAGGGTTGCCGCGACCTCACGGATCGATGATTGTCTGGAGACCGAAGAGATTAACCTGAAAGAGGATGAAGAGGTCGAGCTGCTGATCTGGCAACACACACCGCTCGGATGCAAAGTCATTATCAATAATCTTTACAGCGGTCTGTTGTACAAGGATGAGGCTCCGGAACATCTTCAGGTCGGTGACCGGATTAAGGGCTACGTCAAACGGATCCGCAACGACAAGAAGATCGATGTCACCCGGCGCAAGGGGGGAATGGTCGACATTAAAGAGGAAAAAGCGAACCTGCTCGAGCTTCTCGAAGAGGAAGGGTTTATCCCCCTGCACGACGGAAGCTCGCCCGAAGAGATCAAGCGGGCTCTCGGTATGAGCAAGAAGGCGTTCAAGAAAGCGGTCGGCGGCTTGTACAAAAAGCGGCAGATCAAGATTGAGAAAGACGGAATTCGGTTGTTAAAAAATACCTAG
- a CDS encoding alanine dehydrogenase: protein NCFPLMSSPATIRELIQEADAVIGAVLVHGAKAPKLVTRNMLAAMKPGTVLVDVAIDQGGSFETSRPTTHADPIYEENGIVHYCVSNMPGAVPLTSTVALTNATLPYAVEIADKGWQKAARSNLGIREGLNVVDGKVTYAGVAETFNIPFFDPGKLF, encoded by the coding sequence AAATTGCTTTCCGCTGATGTCGTCGCCGGCGACCATCCGCGAACTGATCCAGGAAGCGGACGCGGTGATCGGCGCGGTACTGGTGCATGGTGCCAAGGCTCCGAAGCTGGTGACCCGCAATATGCTGGCGGCGATGAAGCCGGGAACGGTTCTGGTCGACGTTGCCATCGACCAGGGTGGCAGCTTTGAAACGTCCCGACCGACCACTCACGCCGACCCGATCTACGAGGAGAACGGTATCGTCCACTACTGCGTCAGCAACATGCCGGGTGCCGTACCGCTGACCTCGACCGTTGCCCTGACCAACGCGACTTTGCCCTACGCGGTCGAGATTGCCGATAAAGGGTGGCAAAAAGCTGCACGTTCAAATTTGGGGATTCGTGAAGGGCTGAATGTTGTCGATGGGAAAGTGACCTACGCCGGGGTGGCGGAAACGTTCAATATCCCGTTCTTTGATCCGGGAAAACTGTTTTAA